aaatgtaaacaaaaatgacttttaattATAGTAAAGAAGTCTTTGAGCCATATTTGATATTTACTGTACCTAGACCAAaagcattaaaaattatttcttcccCTCAtaaactgtaacaccccgtattttagtgtatttttactgaaggaattatttttatgtaattaaaataatttctcttattttaaattggttggatttttagtgagtttatttctatgattttaattggtggaaattaatttttatgtactttcttaatatttatttattgttgtgcatttaaattgtttttcatatttaattaattaccgtgggatttaattatttcaatttgactttaccattacgtttaaattatttcatttaacttgtagttttaaaatcgtttccgttggatcattttcgtcacccaagttatgaggattggacctcatttcttttccctctatttttttcttttccttttctttttcttttcttcttttcttttttttttctttttctttttcttctcccggtttcctccccggggtgcgcgagttctctctctctctctcgccgtgcgtggcttcctccccagcccgccgccgtgcgccggcggtggtcgacaccgcccggctccaccgctccccctgccgccggcgatcacctccctccatttccagctcctccatcgtcgccgttaaccaccacgaacccattgaagccgcggcgttccatgcaccactgcgccgccgtcgcgccacctccggccaccatcttcctaccacttcatccccggcctcttggcaacccattggacccaatcccagctccgatccgtcaccggtgaagccccaccaagtccatctccgatttgtacttttttggcctaaaaccacccttgcgccgccacccacggcaaaccaccaccaccactagcttcaccgacctccctaggccctaccctatcaatcttgggtcttcgtttgtcctcgttgaaaagttggtatttgtgacccacggccacagtgtattttacactgtggtgttgctcaaacgtcgtctttttcaacttcgcgatcctcggaaaattattatattgcactgtaagtatttctccaaagaactttcgtaatttaaatgtatttttgcactaacccatttcactgtgtttttggcatgccggactgagtccgaggagttcgggggtcggatggatttgtgattggagttatttggttggatttgattggattggtatttgttggtttggatattgtgttggtacatgtgcatttcatcatttcatgcatgatcatgtttgtaaaagaaaactgggttttcgtgtattgcattcatgttcatgtactttgaaaagctatgattttatgtgttaatatttttggtgcgtgtgtatcacgaccccaagccgagatggggcattaactcggtggagctcctctggttactcgggagcggaatatactgagtaacgtcccctgggttgtcgccgggcgacaatgggatcggacgagatggtctcgtgccgactccgtggtccttctgctggcggggactagaggatgtctggccacgtacgcgctgggcgcggaactgggcatcgctcgttgcgtagtgtgagtgcttggccacgtacgcgctgggcgcggaactgagcactgctgcgaagccaggacgtgcggatggtccataggggagaccatggtgcatatggaaataatgcatggtgcatttgggattaatgcactattttctgggaaaatagtgcgagttgatttttgggtaaatcattttctgggaaaatgatttacggataatttggaccaaaatgagatttcggtgtgtgttggaaaatttatcattttcggggaaaatgatgttttgtggaaaaatgcatgttttcatgtgcatgcatgttagttgtgtttaatgcattttatattacgttgttgtttgggttatacttacctgcgagaccattttgtggtgtcgcagattttgatgctgatgaggaggaggagggcgagcctgaggagacggctccgcctgaggagtgatctgggatcactcgtttgtacatttaaaactattgtaaattattttatggatgactgtataactgctatttaaatctttactgatgtttgattgtaattaaattctggtacttagttgactatccgctgcgttattttatttgaacactgttgcatgtacacacactggcacttcgttgggatgtgtgaccgtgttgtcaccatcctggcgtctcgatccctgtgtatttctataagggggattgggggcgccacataaaCACTCTCTATTTTGCACTTTGACTGCCTTGGAAACAaagtaattaatgtaaaaattatttttgagtttttagaaattactctattttatgaaataattttttaaagtcaattttttaaaatcactataatgtTCACCTCTACCTTCTTTTCCTCCAATATCCTTTCAAAAGGctatttttgttgggtttgctctTTTAGAGTCTCACACCGGTAGGTAAAAAGTAaggagcaggcctcaaggcctataaatagaaTGCTTGATCTTTTAGTTAATTACAcaaagtcataagcttaattagtaatttgTGATTCTAAGAAAAATCCTCTGTTAGCCTTTTCTTgttaaaaggaaagaggtgagagttaaactTTTACTAATGGGAAAGCTTTgtaggtgtcatttggggtgaggagaaaaattgtgtgattgtaataatttttcacatagtgtattttcttctctgggtctgatggtttttcttctgtttttaggagtttccacgtaaattcttgtgttattattatttctttgtttttcttcatatttcactaAAAAGTAGATCCTGGGGGTAAATTTGGGAGGTCTaaattcctaacaagtggtatcagagccactaggtttttttttttttgtgggtgaAGCTTTGGTATGGTAGTGTGGATACGTACAGTCTAAGGAGGTTCTgtctaggaaagaataatctttcttggaaacttacttagtgagtaccattcatttctacggtaaaaattcatcgaagcaatgtcaggaagtaaggcttcaaattctatcagatatgaggtagagaaatttgatgggagaatcaattttaGCTTGTGGTaagttcaagtcaaggatgttttgattcaatcagaattacacaaggcgttgaatggcagaccaatccctgaagtcagcagtgatactagcgtgactgatgaaacaaagagcagatctgtaatgagcgatgaagattgagaggatctggatttgagagcagcaagtgcgatacgtctgtgcctggccaagaatgttcttgcaaatgtgCATGGAATATCTACGGCGAATGAACTCTGGGAAAAGCTCGAAGAGTTGTATCAGACGAAAGGCGTCTCAAATCGGGTGTACCTGAAGGAGCAATTTCATACACTGCATATGAGTGAAGATacaactatttcagatcatttaagtgttctcaatggcattgtctctgaGCTAAAATCTATTGGAGTGAAAATTaatgatgaggatcaagccttgagactcatctggtctcttccaccttcctatgagcatataaagcctattttgatatatgggaaggagaaaataattttttcagaggttaccaataaactcttttctgaagagagaagactaggtggtggaagaaatggtcaACCCGAAAATTTAGCATTAGTAGTAGCtggtaatgggaagaagaagaactccatgaagatgaaagtagtctgctgggggtgtggacaatctgggcaagtcaagaaaaattgtccaagagcaggagcaggttcggcaagtggctccaagtcagtaaatggagatactggtaatgaaactaatgttgtgtctctctccatggaagacgatgtctgttaaagggacatgtacatTCTCATGGCATGCCACTAATTCCCAAAGTTGTCATGATAaaggatgtgttaatgttagcgggtccacaagtttgcatacaggcattggtttggcattaatgcaggATGTGTGGTGGAAATTCATGTCGATGACTGATAaacttccaggaaagccaaacatggaagttgcaccataatttttcagcaaaattattttcgacatgggccgaaattgaaatgcttggaattggtttattctgagtgggtatgcttttatggtggagcatgatagcagaagctatgaagatcttcattacGTTAGAGCGTGGTTGTGGGATTagccaaagtcgcaaggtggagattgttggaTTTACTCTTTTGGAGTCTCACACCGGTGGGTAAAAAGTAAGGAGaaggcctcaaggcctataaatagggtgcttggccttttaattaattacaccaagttataagcttaattagtaacttgtgattctaagaaaagtcctctattatccttttcttgttaaaaggaaagaggtgagagttaaagttttattaGTGGGAAAGCTTTGTAGGTGTCATTttgggtgaggagaaaaattgtgtaattgtaataatttttcacatagtgtattttcttctctgggtctggtggtttttctcctatttttgggagtttccatgtaaattcttgtgttgttattatttttctatttttcttcatatttcaccaaaaagtagaTCCTGTGGGTGAATTTgggaggtccaaattcctaacaaccTCCCTCATGcatattttacttattaattaaaatttttaccGTTTGTATCTaccaattatatgttaattataattatgattttgACAACTTCACCGGTgggtaaataataattaaaaaaatattattattttgactaatagatagataatctaatgtgggaataagttttgaatggaatagccaaatgtaaaatcatgagatattatgcaaattatgattctgcatttgcataatccaatgaagatgctctaatgatgctccaattgtatcattgattagttaTTTTGAAGTATAAATCATGTGGTACTTCAGACTTTCCATTTAGGGATTACAAATTGTATCAAAGACTATCCGAATTAGAAATGTGAGACTTAAGCTGTGCCACTTACGAAGCACACGCCCAACGAGGACGGCAAGAATTTAAAGGGGAGGATACCCCATATGATGTGTAAGGGTAAATTGTGTATGAGATTCTACATTGTTTGAGAAtcagaagttattgctctttataatgttccaatgagtctctaattataacattgactaatcattttgaagtataggcAATATAGTTTAGACCTTCTATTAGAGTGTTACATGAACACATTTAAGAGTTCATCAATGAATGGAGACTTATGTATgatcatttttataatgatttacGTTGCTCCCCTTTTATGACTTACATATTTACATTTTCCTTGAGCAGTTCTAGCAATCCTATTTTTAAAGTCATAGAAACACACTAAATTAAAGTTCTTTGATTGGAAGAACAGGTTATTATTAGCGATAAAAATAGTTTGGGTACTTCTTTTCCAACCTGCTGGGATCATAAGATCGAATATCAATATAACTTCAATGAAGAAACTAACAGGCCAGGCCACTCAAATTGCTGTAAATATGTATAGTGAGGCACAAAATAGTTATTTACGTCCAAAAATAATCGCCTCAAACCTATGCTCTCCGTGTGTACTGCACTAGCCTCAGAAAATTCCGGCGATTTACGTGCGAAGGGAAAGACAGCAGTTTTCGGCGATTTAAATTTTTCTGGACTCAGAAAATATGTCTAATTGCGGCAATCACCTTTTGCTAGAAACTTCAATGAAAGCCAGTTGTCTATAATAAGACAACTTTCagcataaaattataataagaattaCCATATCGATGAAACAGGGGAAGTGAGTTCCTTGATTCATAATAGTAGAGCGCAACCACCAATATtggcttcaatgattcatgtaCACAACTAGCCATATATCATCACTACCTTTAAAGATGTCCATTTAAACGGGGAGATATCAATCTAATGTCGACATAGTCGATTTGACAACCTAAAAAGGGGTATAAAAACTGTAAAATAACTCCAGTAGATGAGATCCTCAATCAAATTGAAGCACCTCTGCCTCCAATAAGGATTAATATAAAGGATACCAGCTACCAtcgaaaagaaaataatgtaagatACTGAGAAGCTTGCAAAAAAGACTAGAGGATCTACCTCATACCATTTCCTCTCACTTGCTTTTGGATTTGACTTTTCTGCTATGGGGCTACAACCATTCTCCAGTGGTGGTCCGCAAAGAAATGGATTTCCTTCATAGCTACTATTCTCAAAAGTCCCAAATTGATTTTTCATATCAGGAACTTTACCAGATAAATTATTGTATGCAACATTGAATATTCccataaaattcaaatcaatCAATGTCGAGGGAATTTCTCCACTCAAATTATTGTGAGAAAGGTCCAAGCTTTCTATCGAAGCCAAACTCGAAAATTCCTTCGGAATCGAACCTGTCAATTGATTGTAAGACAAGTTTAGTGAATGAATTGAAGATAATTGTCCTAGTTCCACTGGGATTCCACCTGTTAGTTTGTTGCACGACAAATCTAATCCAGACATATAATCAAGGATGCCACCCTTGTAGGAGCTAGACCTGTACTTCGTTACAAACTCAACCTCAACTTGATTATCATATGGTACATCTATATCGGCATTCGGAAGATATTTCTCTAGAAGACTTTCATATGTTGGAGTTTCTCCCATGTACCACATCGTAAAAGTAGAATAAGTTTGTGAAAAGGCAAGATCTACTGCATTTATCTTCCCAAAGGTAGTATTTTGAAAACAATGCGGTATAGTCCCAGAAAAGGAGTTCCTTGAAAGATCCATTATGCCTATTTTCTTTAGCAAACATATTTGGTTTGGAATCATGCCACTGAAATTGTTGCCTCTCAACAAAAGTATTCTTAAGTTAGAAAGTGTACTGATTTCAACAGGAAGGATGCCAGAAAGGTTGTTTTCTCTAAGGTCCAATGTCACAAGAGATGATGAGTTGAAAAGAGCTTTTGGTATAGATCCTGTAAGCTTGTTCCCTTGCAAAAGCAGATTAGACTGTTCATCCAAGCAAGAAGGTAAAGGTCCCGAAAGTGAGTTATGAGAAAGATCTATTAACCATGTTGAACCAAATCCACATGGAATGTGACCCTCAAAAGAATTATTACTCATGACAAGAGCTCCCCCAAACATTATTAATTTTCCTATCCACGTGGGAATTGTACCTGACATGTTGTTGTTCCCAATATCAAACAGATTCATGGCACTGAAAGTTGATAATACACTAGATAGCGTACCTGTGAACTGATTGCTGTTCAATTGAAGCATAATTAAGGCTGACAATTTGAAATGCTTCGAGAAGATTTCACCCTGAAAcctattattttgtaaattcaaaatattcaatGAGGTACATTTGGAAACCAATTCCTTTGGTACCTTCCCCGAGAATCTATTAAAGGACAAATCCAATACTTTCAAATAACTCATGTCACCAATTGAGGATGGAAGATCACCTTCAAAACAATTTCGGGAAATATTTAGAGCTTTTAAATATGGCATTATCTTTCCAATATTTTCTTGAAGTCGCCCATCTAAGTGATTTCCTGATACATCCATCCAAGAAACATTAATATGGTGCTCTGGTTGTAAATAAAATCGACCctcaaaagaattatttctAAGATTTAGCAGTCGTAGCCTTGCATTGTTTTCTAGCAACCAAAAGGGGAAGCTTCCTTTCAACTTATTGTGAGAGAAATCAACTACTTCCAATCTGTGTTGATCAAAGAGAAACTTCGGAATATTGCCGGTTAGCTTGTTCATATTACAATTCCGCAATACTAGGGCCGTTAACTGAAATAATGGGGTCCAACCGACTGGATTTTCAGTTTCAATCTCAAGTTTGTTGTTGTCACTGATAAATCGAAACACCTCAAGCTTGGAATGATTAGCGAATAAGCTGAATGAGAACAGACCCTCAAAAAGATTATGACTGAGATCAATATACTCAATAGTTGTGGGACTCAAGCTGGCTACCAGAGATGAAGACAAGTTTCCAGTGAAACGGTTATGAGATATATCAAACAATCTTAGTGATGACATATTGTTTATGCATCGAGGAAGGATCCCTTCAAAGTCATTGCCAGAAATATCAAACTCTTCAAgtttcttcaatctgcacaaatctatcataagaaataaaattaggaGAACAAATTGGCCAGTTCCCtcactttaatattttttaacaaatcaatttgtatgtatgtgtatttatatctataataaaaaaagtgaatggTTAATTGCTACGTTTTCCAATGGGAACCAATGAAAATAGCTAA
This genomic interval from Juglans microcarpa x Juglans regia isolate MS1-56 chromosome 4D, Jm3101_v1.0, whole genome shotgun sequence contains the following:
- the LOC121259353 gene encoding receptor-like protein 13, producing MNPGLRQCFPIRRPWSLVKFLMWGLVMFVQFSEYKGCLEEERIGLLRLKAFLKSDYHIGHRLPSWIEDADRMSSDCCGWEGVSCNCTTGHVIELSLHDIKQHLYTDSFIDSTATINKNHNWLLNVSLFQPFKELTSLDLSGNEIGGCIANEGFESLAVLRRLVVLNLASNSFDDSILPSLTQLSSLTTLVLAHNNHLGNWATAAGSKSLSRLENLETLDISYTHFNRSTMSSLSTAVKSSSLRNLNLAGLWMEGPLPAQDLSALENLERLNLSSNGLTDGLTPKEFHGLSKLSKLKHLDLSSNHFGKQILRVLGALPTLKSLNLSTNEIEGPLSIKEMANLSNLEVLILRDNQLTGRLPIPDLANLSRLEILDMSGNLFIGSISPYIGALSSAKAISLSDNDFNGDFPTEDLCRLKKLEEFDISGNDFEGILPRCINNMSSLRLFDISHNRFTGNLSSSLVASLSPTTIEYIDLSHNLFEGLFSFSLFANHSKLEVFRFISDNNKLEIETENPVGWTPLFQLTALVLRNCNMNKLTGNIPKFLFDQHRLEVVDFSHNKLKGSFPFWLLENNARLRLLNLRNNSFEGRFYLQPEHHINVSWMDVSGNHLDGRLQENIGKIMPYLKALNISRNCFEGDLPSSIGDMSYLKVLDLSFNRFSGKVPKELVSKCTSLNILNLQNNRFQGEIFSKHFKLSALIMLQLNSNQFTGTLSSVLSTFSAMNLFDIGNNNMSGTIPTWIGKLIMFGGALVMSNNSFEGHIPCGFGSTWLIDLSHNSLSGPLPSCLDEQSNLLLQGNKLTGSIPKALFNSSSLVTLDLRENNLSGILPVEISTLSNLRILLLRGNNFSGMIPNQICLLKKIGIMDLSRNSFSGTIPHCFQNTTFGKINAVDLAFSQTYSTFTMWYMGETPTYESLLEKYLPNADIDVPYDNQVEVEFVTKYRSSSYKGGILDYMSGLDLSCNKLTGGIPVELGQLSSIHSLNLSYNQLTGSIPKEFSSLASIESLDLSHNNLSGEIPSTLIDLNFMGIFNVAYNNLSGKVPDMKNQFGTFENSSYEGNPFLCGPPLENGCSPIAEKSNPKASERKWYEVDPLVFFASFSVSYIIFFSMVAGILYINPYWRQRCFNLIEDLIYWSYFTVFIPLFRLSNRLCRH